The following proteins are encoded in a genomic region of Cataglyphis hispanica isolate Lineage 1 chromosome 1, ULB_Chis1_1.0, whole genome shotgun sequence:
- the LOC126855032 gene encoding somatomedin-B and thrombospondin type-1 domain-containing protein yields MWRKDATLVGSIIIVVTLISLTVDETIAGSCRSAKLCCQGRDSGCVIQKESPNAIIESLRDKPCYCDHACLKLADCCDDFKETCGVVDCAVSEWSPWSPCDNGCGSGTQRRSRVIEISEKNGGKHCPRLDQVRTCRSFQTCHAGIRPQPHAKSVTLLALFPGDGNSTDVRIKDRIVDKGGSCVAFTIVRVSQGCSRISNLLSEGSRICVERPSNESLDRYVGIGRWKLSTDIAGSSNRRGRSTNSACHGKWIGDSRLLVDCHNPRCDRSSPSQVPSYTSQLFRDRRNADVIVGNPDRSVRRRRRGRRRKKSKRRRRDASAVVER; encoded by the exons ATGTGGAGGAAGGACGCGACGTTGGTCGGGTCGATTATCATCGTCGTCACGCTAATTTCTCTGACCGTTGACGAGACTATCGCCGGAAGCTGCAGATCCGCGAAGCTCTGCTGCCAAGGCAGGGACTCTGGTTGCGTCATCCAGAAGGAGTCACCAAATGCGATTATCGAGAGCCTCCGCGATAAGCCGTGTTACTGCGATCATGCCTGTCTCAAGCTCGCCGATTGTTGCGACGATTTCAAAGAAACCTGCGGTG TGGTGGATTGCGCGGTGAGCGAATGGAGTCCATGGAGTCCATGCGATAACGGATGCGGAAGTGGCACTCAAAGACGCAGCCGGGTGATCGAGATCTCGGAGAAAAACGGCGGAAAGCACTGTCCTCGTCTGGATCAAGTCAGGACTTGCCGCAGCTTCCAGACATGCCACGCCGGAATTCGTCCGCAGCCGCACGCTAAAA GTGTGACGCTTCTTGCACTCTTTCCGGGCGACGGAAACAGTACAGACGTAAGGATCAAGGATAGGATTGTCGATAAAGG AGGCAGCTGCGTTGCTTTCACTATTGTACGCGTCTCGCAGGGTTGCAGtagaatttcaaatttactCTCAGAAG GTTCGCGGATCTGCGTTGAGCGTCCCAGTAACGAGAGTCTGGACCGATACGTGGGGATCGGTAGATGGAAGCTGTCGACCGATATCGCCGGTAGCAGCAATCGGCGTGGTCGATCGACGAATTCTGCTTGCCACGGCAAATGGATCGGCGATTCACGATTGCTGGTGGATTGTCATAATCCGCGATGCGACCGGTCGAGTCCGAGTCAAGTGCCGTCGTATACCTCGCAGTTGTTCCGGGATCGCAGGAACGCAGACGTCATCGTCGGCAATCCGGATAGATCTGTGAGAAGACGTAGGAGAGGCAGGCGACGGAAGAAGAGCAAAAGGAGAAGGCGCGACGCCTCTGCTGTCGTGGAACGGTGA
- the LOC126854943 gene encoding phenoloxidase 1 codes for MSSNKKSDILYLFDRPAEPVYVPKGENRVAFQVPANYLPENRQPMAPEVFNRFAEDTASKVPVKQISLPDLSIPLQLGRREPFSLFIPKHRKLAARLIDIFLGMRTYDDFLSVSVYCRDRVNPEMFVYALSVAILHRPDTKDLPIPPLSEIFPDKYIDSAIFARAREEANVVPAGSRLPIEIPRDYTASDLDEEHRVAYWREDIGLNLHHWHWHLVYPFETDINIVNKDRRGELFYYMHHQIQARYNCERLCNRLGRVKRFHNWREPIPEGYFPKLDSLVASRTWPARPAGAILKDINRPVDQLNFDLQDLERWRDRIYEAIHTGAYINPRGERVPLTEFGGVDVLGNIMEASILSPNQNVYGDLHNLGHVAISYCHDPDHRYLETFSIMGEPATAMRDPIFYRYHAFVDDVFLEHKNTLPEYSLQQLDFSGVEITDIGVQTPNQPSNLLATFWNKSDVDLSRGLDFTPRGPILARFTHLNHSDFTYRIVANNRNNAARRGTVRIFMAPRQDERGLPYVFRDQKELMIEMDKFTVLLRPGQNIIERKSTESSVTIPFERTFRNLEENRPVGGDSLEQFNFCGCGWPQHMLIPKGKEEGFPMDLFIMISDYTGDAVEQDESAGCKDAVSYCGLRDRKYPDARPMGYPFDRRARAGVETLAQFLTGNMAVTQITIRHTDTVLPRMRSGSMGNTLTFA; via the exons ATGTCGAGTAACAAGAAATCGGATATTCTATACCTGTTTGATCGACCCGCAGAGCCGGTGTACGTGCCCAAGGGAGAGAACAGAGTCGCTTTTCAAGTACCAGCTAACTACCTG CCCGAAAATCGACAACCGATGGCTCCCGAGGTATTTAACCGTTTCGCTGAAGATACCGCATCGAAAGTTCCAGTAAAACAGATCAGTCTACCGGATTTAAGCATTCCCCTTCAACTTGGACGTCGAGAacccttctctcttttcatccCTAAACATCGAAAATTAGCCGCGCGACTTATCGACATCTTTTTAG GTATGCGAACCTATGACGACTTCCTCTCGGTGTCTGTTTactgtcgcgatcgcgttaaTCCCGAGATGTTCGTCTACGCGCTCTCGGTAGCGATCTTGCATCGTCCCGACACCAAGGATTTACCGATACCACCGCTATCGGAAATTTTCCCGGATAAATACATCGACAGCGCGATATTTGCTAGAGCAAGGGAGGAAGCCAACGTTGTACCAGCTGGCTCCAGG TTGCCCATCGAAATTCCGCGAGATTATACCGCGTCAGATCTTGACGAGGAGCATCGCGTGGCTTACTGGAGGGAAGATATCGGGCTCAATCTTCATCACTGGCACTGGCATCTGGTCTATCCATTTGAGACTGACATAAACATTGTTAACAAAGATCGACGTGGCGAGCTATTCTACTATATGCACCATCAAATCCAAGCTAG atacaATTGCGAACGTCTGTGTAACCGATTGGGTCGAGTGAAGCGTTTCCATAATTGGCGCGAACCGATCCCGGAGGGTTACTTCCCCAAGTTGGATTCGTTGGTGGCCAGTCGCACCTGGCCCGCTCGTCCGGCTGGCGCCATCCTCAAGGATATCAATCGTCCCGTGGATCAACTCAACTTTGATCTTCAAGATTTGGAGAGATGGCGCGATCGCATCTACGAGGCCATTCACACCGGCGCTTATATTAATCCCCGAGGAGAGAGAGTGCCTTTGACCGAGTTTGGCGGCGTGGACGTGCTCGGTAACATTATGGAGGCCAGCATTTTGTCGCCCAATCAGAATGTCTACGGGGACCTTCACAACCTCGGTCATGTCGCCATCTCTTACTGTCATGATCCCGATCATCGTTACTTG gAAACTTTCAGCATCATGGGAGAACCGGCCACAGCTATGAGAGATCCCATCTTCTACAGATACCACGCTTTCGTCGACGATGTATTCCTGGAGCACAAGAATACACTTCCCGAGTATAGCCTACAGCAG ttGGACTTTTCCGGCGTGGAAATCACTGACATAGGAGTACAGACTCCGAATCAACCGTCAAATCTGCTCGCTACCTTCTGGAACAAGAGCGACGTCGATCTATCCCGTGGTCTTGACTTTACACCACGCGGTCCGATTCTTGCCAGATTCACTCATCTGAATCATTCTGACTTCACATACAGAATCGTCGCCAACAATCGCAATAACGCAGCGCGTCGAGGAACCGTTCGTATATTTATGGCGCCCAGACAGGATGAACGAGGATTACCTTACGTCTTTAGAGATCAGAAGGAGCTAATGATTGAAATGGATAAGTTCACTGTACTAT TGAGACCAGGACAGAATATTATCGAGCGTAAATCAACGGAGTCTTCGGTAACTATACCGTTTGAAAGAACGTTCCGCAATCTCGAAGAGAATAGACCGGTCGGCGGCGATAGCTTGGAACAGTTCAACTTTTGCGGATGCGGCTGGCCGCAGCACATGCTGATACCTAAGGGAAAGGAGGAGGGATTCCCGATGGACCTCTTCATCATGATATCCGATTACACCGGTGACGCG GTGGAGCAGGACGAATCGGCTGGATGCAAGGATGCGGTGAGCTACTGCGGTCTGCGGGACCGCAAGTATCCGGACGCTCGACCCATGGGTTATCCGTTCGATCGCAGAGCTCGAGCTGGCGTGGAGACTCTGGCCCAATTCCTCACCGGTAATATGGCGGTCACGCAGATCACTATCCGCCATACGGATACGGTGCTACCGCGAATGCGATCCGGAAGCATGGGCAACACCCTCACCTTCGCTTGA